In Thermobaculum terrenum ATCC BAA-798, the DNA window GCACACCTCTGCTTGTACAGATAATATTCGTCTATTTTGCTATTCCGCAACTCACTAATCAGAGAGTAGTAATACCAGAGGTACCATCGGCAATAATAGCTCTCAGCCTGAACGAGGGCGCGTACATGGCTGAGATTATACGTGCTGGTATTCTTTCTGTTGAGGGCGGCCAGATGGAGGCCGCCCTCTCCTTAGGCATGACCAGGTGGCTAGCAATGAGGAGGATAATTCTTCCTCAGGCCATAAGAATAATTATTCCTCCCACAGGGAACGAGTTCATCTCAATGCTGAAAAATACTTCCTTGGTGGCCGTCATAAGCGCTCATGAACTGCTCTTTGCTACACAGGAGATCTACAGTGCCACATTCAGGTACTTTGAGCTTCTCACTATAGCTTCTCTGTGGTATCTTGCTATGACTACTGTAGCCTCTTACTTGCAAGGCAAACTAGAGAGAAGGTTTGAAAGAGGATTTGTACGTGAGCCTCAAGCAGCAGGTTTCTTTGGAAGGATGATGGCAGGAGCTCTGAGAAGAGGATGAATGCTCAGAAT includes these proteins:
- a CDS encoding amino acid ABC transporter permease, which codes for MNFDPAIFWEYLFHPSIVRGAELTIFLSVVSQLLGILLGLVAALGRISHSRIPVFRWISGFYIWLFRGTPLLVQIIFVYFAIPQLTNQRVVIPEVPSAIIALSLNEGAYMAEIIRAGILSVEGGQMEAALSLGMTRWLAMRRIILPQAIRIIIPPTGNEFISMLKNTSLVAVISAHELLFATQEIYSATFRYFELLTIASLWYLAMTTVASYLQGKLERRFERGFVREPQAAGFFGRMMAGALRRG